Proteins encoded within one genomic window of Streptomyces sp. NBC_01314:
- a CDS encoding endonuclease I family protein, which translates to MPAARIRSWKSVALATSAVLVGIVLPAATASPASATTTAYDTTYYANAIGKTGTTLKSSLHTIISANVSKISYSAVWNALKVTDQDPNNTSNVLLLYSGVSRSKSLNGGDVGDWNREHTWAKSHGDFGEVTGPGTDLHHLRACDVQVNSTRGNLDFDNGGSTVTNGGGSTVDSDSFAPRAADRGDVARIILYMAVRYDGGDGFADLEPNEKVNNGSNPYMGKLSVLKAWNEADPPSAFEERRNQVIYDTYQHNRNPFIDHPEWVEAIW; encoded by the coding sequence ATGCCCGCTGCGCGGATACGCAGTTGGAAGTCGGTCGCTCTCGCGACGTCGGCCGTGCTCGTCGGTATCGTCCTCCCGGCCGCCACGGCCTCCCCCGCCTCGGCGACGACGACCGCCTACGACACCACGTACTACGCGAACGCGATCGGCAAGACCGGTACGACCCTGAAGTCCTCCCTGCACACGATCATCAGCGCCAACGTCTCCAAGATCTCGTACTCCGCGGTCTGGAACGCGCTCAAGGTCACCGACCAGGACCCGAACAACACCAGCAACGTGCTCCTGCTGTACAGCGGTGTCTCCCGCAGCAAGTCCCTCAACGGCGGTGACGTCGGCGACTGGAACCGCGAGCACACCTGGGCCAAGTCGCACGGCGACTTCGGCGAGGTCACCGGGCCGGGCACCGACCTGCACCACCTGCGCGCCTGTGACGTCCAGGTCAACAGCACCCGCGGCAACCTCGACTTCGACAACGGCGGCAGCACCGTCACCAACGGCGGCGGCAGCACCGTCGACTCCGACTCCTTCGCGCCGCGCGCCGCGGACCGGGGTGACGTGGCCCGCATCATCCTCTACATGGCCGTGCGCTACGACGGCGGTGACGGCTTCGCCGACCTGGAGCCGAACGAGAAGGTCAACAACGGCTCCAACCCGTACATGGGCAAGCTCTCCGTCCTGAAGGCATGGAACGAGGCGGACCCGCCGAGCGCCTTCGAGGAGCGCCGCAACCAGGTCATCTACGACACCTACCAGCACAACCGCAACCCGTTCATCGACCACCCGGAGTGGGTCGAGGCGATCTGGTAG
- a CDS encoding serine hydrolase: protein MTHRISGVSRVSRSSRRTRVVAAGIGAGMAVSSAATAFAPAAAAAPTPQVSCTSKQAGLAEKLQKDITAALSKRKGTVAVGLYDRVTGTTCTLRGDTAFDSASVVKVTVLAALLYDAKKKNRYLTDRETKLATAMITKSDNASTSTLWKQLGLTKIKAFLTAAKMTQTKPGADNYWGLTQITVRDEQRLLALLTAKNSVLTDNARAYVLKLMNKVVAGQRWGTPAGAPSTVKVHVKNGWLSRATHGWRVHSVGTFVGGGRDYTITVLTHGNPDMQYGVNTIQGVAKVIHKDLVPVAKSASGSPSVQRYVPTDQPQEATVPVPESGAGSG, encoded by the coding sequence ATGACTCACCGGATATCGGGGGTATCCCGGGTGTCGCGTTCGTCCAGGCGGACGCGTGTGGTCGCTGCGGGGATCGGGGCCGGGATGGCCGTGTCGTCGGCGGCCACGGCGTTCGCGCCGGCCGCCGCCGCGGCGCCGACACCGCAGGTCAGCTGTACGTCGAAGCAGGCCGGACTGGCCGAGAAGCTGCAGAAGGACATCACAGCCGCGCTGTCGAAGCGGAAGGGGACGGTGGCGGTCGGGCTGTACGACCGGGTCACCGGCACCACCTGCACGCTGCGGGGCGACACCGCCTTCGACTCGGCCAGCGTCGTGAAGGTCACCGTGCTCGCCGCGCTGCTGTACGACGCGAAGAAGAAGAACCGGTATCTCACCGACCGTGAGACCAAGCTCGCCACCGCCATGATCACCAAGTCGGACAACGCCTCCACCAGCACCCTGTGGAAGCAACTCGGACTGACCAAGATCAAGGCGTTCCTCACCGCCGCCAAGATGACCCAGACCAAGCCGGGCGCGGACAACTACTGGGGCCTCACCCAGATCACCGTCCGGGACGAGCAGCGGCTGCTCGCGCTGCTCACCGCGAAGAACAGCGTCCTGACCGACAACGCCCGCGCCTACGTCCTCAAGCTCATGAACAAGGTCGTCGCCGGGCAGCGCTGGGGTACTCCCGCCGGGGCGCCCTCCACCGTGAAGGTGCACGTCAAGAACGGGTGGCTGTCGCGCGCCACGCACGGCTGGCGGGTGCACAGCGTCGGCACGTTCGTCGGTGGCGGGCGTGACTACACGATCACCGTCCTCACCCACGGCAACCCCGACATGCAGTACGGGGTCAACACCATCCAGGGTGTCGCCAAGGTCATCCACAAGGATCTCGTGCCGGTCGCGAAGAGTGCCTCGGGTTCGCCGAGCGTGCAGCGGTACGTGCCCACCGACCAGCCGCAGGAGGCGACCGTGCCGGTGCCGGAGTCCGGTGCCGGCAGCGGCTGA
- a CDS encoding DUF4180 domain-containing protein encodes MTTTLQTIHDVSVLMCAPEGEAIARESDALDLIGNAGYQGAAWVVVPVERFDEAFFELRTRMAGDIIQKFVQYGVGLAVIGDISRHTTASSSLRDLVRECNRNRQTWFLADVGELRERLGG; translated from the coding sequence ATGACCACCACCCTGCAGACGATCCACGACGTGTCCGTCCTGATGTGCGCCCCCGAGGGCGAGGCGATCGCCCGCGAGAGCGACGCTCTGGACCTCATCGGCAATGCCGGGTACCAGGGCGCCGCCTGGGTCGTCGTCCCCGTCGAGCGTTTCGACGAGGCGTTCTTCGAACTGCGCACCCGCATGGCCGGCGACATCATCCAGAAGTTCGTCCAGTACGGCGTCGGCCTCGCCGTCATCGGCGACATCTCCCGCCACACGACGGCCAGTTCGTCCCTGCGGGACTTGGTCCGCGAATGCAACCGCAACCGTCAGACGTGGTTCCTGGCCGATGTCGGCGAACTGCGGGAGCGGTTGGGGGGCTGA
- a CDS encoding phosphatase PAP2 family protein → MILWAAVSVAAIGFILALEIASRGYGLPGPITNQAQEVIFAPKSGPLLYASMALTMVVLTWRQRWITAGVAIGIDVVFFLVRWVLDAPMMFGNGALWVILGWAVIAVTRRTGRERVLLLKGVGLGLLLVAGRKTGDAWLLITSKTRPSVLDPYLATADHALGNPSWLVGRMVRATGPVGSHLLDWVYIQLAVAAVGVALYQLRHVAAERRFPRHHLVRTFLVIGLLGPGIYMIFPVVGPVFAYGPGAFGTGGEHWALANLWPDTPPPIGPPHSMPYDEITPRNCMPSLHTAWATAIFIHSRGGPRFLRYAGTFWLIATLTATLGFGYHYGVDLIAGVVFTVTIEAALRTFDRGWDRSGIRLVAYGATVFVALLLAYRHLPLEMARHPWVAGPLLLLVMASVVYGFVRVDKRWVPKSVPGPRPEPHPEPHPESSEPSEPAEPSEPHPERHPELVRVPQPPNRSRSSPTSARNHV, encoded by the coding sequence ATGATTCTGTGGGCCGCGGTGAGCGTCGCGGCCATCGGATTCATTCTCGCGCTGGAGATAGCCTCACGTGGCTACGGCCTGCCGGGGCCGATCACCAACCAGGCGCAAGAGGTGATATTCGCCCCCAAGTCGGGGCCGTTGCTGTACGCCAGCATGGCGCTGACGATGGTGGTGCTCACCTGGCGGCAACGGTGGATAACGGCCGGTGTCGCGATCGGAATCGACGTCGTCTTCTTTCTGGTGAGATGGGTTCTCGACGCGCCGATGATGTTCGGCAACGGCGCGCTGTGGGTGATCCTGGGCTGGGCGGTCATCGCCGTCACGCGCCGCACCGGCCGCGAACGGGTGCTGCTGCTGAAGGGCGTCGGGCTGGGCCTGCTGCTGGTGGCCGGCCGTAAGACCGGCGACGCCTGGCTGCTGATCACGTCCAAGACCCGCCCGTCGGTGCTCGACCCGTATCTGGCGACCGCCGACCACGCACTGGGCAACCCGTCGTGGCTGGTGGGGCGGATGGTCAGGGCCACCGGTCCGGTCGGCTCGCATCTTCTCGACTGGGTCTACATCCAGCTCGCGGTGGCCGCGGTCGGCGTCGCGCTCTATCAGCTGCGTCATGTGGCCGCCGAGCGCCGCTTCCCGCGCCACCATCTGGTGCGCACGTTCCTGGTGATCGGCCTCCTCGGGCCGGGCATCTATATGATCTTCCCGGTGGTCGGGCCGGTCTTCGCCTACGGCCCCGGCGCCTTCGGCACCGGCGGCGAGCACTGGGCACTGGCCAATTTGTGGCCCGACACGCCGCCGCCGATCGGTCCCCCGCACTCGATGCCGTACGACGAGATCACGCCACGCAATTGCATGCCCAGTCTGCATACGGCGTGGGCCACCGCGATTTTCATTCATTCCCGCGGCGGCCCCCGATTTCTGCGCTACGCGGGCACGTTCTGGCTGATCGCCACGCTTACCGCGACGCTGGGATTCGGCTATCACTACGGCGTGGATCTCATCGCCGGTGTTGTTTTCACGGTCACTATCGAGGCGGCCCTGCGCACGTTCGACCGGGGCTGGGACCGGTCGGGAATTCGGCTGGTCGCTTATGGCGCGACGGTGTTCGTCGCGCTTCTGCTGGCGTACCGTCACCTGCCGCTGGAGATGGCCCGACACCCGTGGGTTGCCGGACCGCTCCTCCTCCTGGTGATGGCGTCAGTGGTGTACGGCTTCGTACGGGTCGACAAGCGGTGGGTGCCGAAGTCCGTGCCGGGGCCGCGCCCGGAGCCACACCCGGAACCTCACCCCGAGTCCTCCGAGCCTTCCGAGCCCGCCGAGCCCTCCGAACCCCACCCCGAACGGCACCCGGAACTGGTGCGGGTTCCTCAGCCCCCCAACCGCTCCCGCAGTTCGCCGACATCGGCCAGGAACCACGTCTGA